A single Verrucomicrobiota bacterium DNA region contains:
- a CDS encoding efflux RND transporter periplasmic adaptor subunit, whose amino-acid sequence MDLVAVKKKDAAAAGSGDVDYYTCTMHPSVKKQNPKDKCPICSMDLTPVKKRASPPQGGHDHTKMLAEQAAHGTPESSTPGEFTVPLERQQLIGVTYAPVQTKPLQLAVRAVGIVTYDKLRHWDFVSRVDGYVEKLYVASKGELVEKNQPLVTIYSPDLFTSQRELADLLRLRDQAKDSNVSAGHESMEGLIAAARQRLRLWNITEKQLEELERTRKPSETLTLDSPFRGIVQSVGVDQGRKVMSGDHLVDVADLSVVWVWAEFYQEELPLLKTNLAATITTSAHAGEKFAGKLALVDPFMNEAKRTVRARLDIQNADFKLRPEMYVDVELALELGVGLTIPFHSVLPTGKHNIVFVDKGEGRLEPRFVELGRKFGELYHVKEGLKEGERVVASANFLIDAEAKVQGALRSW is encoded by the coding sequence ATGGATTTGGTGGCGGTTAAGAAGAAGGACGCAGCCGCGGCGGGGAGCGGCGACGTGGATTACTACACCTGCACGATGCATCCCTCGGTCAAAAAGCAGAACCCAAAGGACAAATGCCCGATCTGCTCCATGGATTTGACCCCCGTCAAGAAGCGGGCCTCGCCGCCCCAGGGCGGGCACGATCACACCAAAATGCTGGCGGAGCAGGCTGCGCACGGAACACCTGAATCATCAACACCCGGCGAGTTCACGGTGCCGCTCGAACGTCAGCAATTGATTGGCGTCACGTATGCGCCGGTTCAAACCAAACCGCTGCAATTGGCCGTGCGGGCCGTTGGGATCGTCACCTACGACAAACTTCGGCACTGGGATTTTGTGTCGCGCGTGGACGGTTACGTTGAAAAGCTTTACGTCGCGTCGAAGGGCGAGTTAGTCGAAAAAAATCAGCCGCTCGTCACGATTTACAGCCCGGACCTCTTCACTTCCCAGCGCGAGCTCGCCGATCTGCTGCGGTTGCGCGACCAGGCAAAGGACTCGAATGTCTCCGCGGGTCACGAAAGTATGGAAGGGTTGATTGCCGCGGCCCGGCAACGTTTGCGCCTGTGGAACATCACCGAAAAGCAGCTTGAGGAATTGGAACGGACCCGCAAGCCGAGCGAGACGTTGACGCTGGATTCGCCGTTTCGAGGGATTGTGCAAAGCGTCGGCGTGGATCAAGGCCGCAAAGTGATGAGCGGCGATCATCTGGTCGATGTGGCCGATCTCTCCGTGGTCTGGGTTTGGGCCGAGTTTTATCAGGAAGAATTGCCGCTTCTGAAAACGAATCTGGCGGCCACGATCACGACTTCGGCTCACGCCGGTGAAAAGTTCGCGGGCAAGCTCGCGCTCGTCGACCCGTTCATGAATGAAGCGAAACGAACGGTGCGCGCCCGATTGGACATTCAGAACGCCGACTTCAAGTTGCGGCCCGAAATGTATGTGGACGTCGAGTTGGCCCTGGAATTGGGCGTGGGACTGACAATTCCCTTTCACTCGGTGCTGCCGACAGGCAAGCACAACATTGTTTTCGTAGATAAAGGGGAAGGCCGATTAGAGCCGCGTTTCGTCGAACTCGGTCGAAAGTTCGGCGAGCTTTACCACGTGAAGGAGGGTTTGAAAGAAGGCGAGCGCGTCGTGGCCAGCGCGAACTTCCTGATCGACGCCGAGGCGAAGGTGCAAGGGGCGCTGAGGTCGTGGTGA
- a CDS encoding four helix bundle protein, whose product MMRVADYKDLRVYRLAFESATEIFELSKRFPEIEKFSLTDQIRRSSRSVCTNLAEAWRNRRYEAAFASKLTDSDGEAAETEVHLDFAFRCNYLPSEKHAKLRDDYDHICRQLRKMIDDAPSWCGTGCELRELPAEYFVEPTESKILGTGKPDREGASEVPSATARSTLHALRSRPSKRS is encoded by the coding sequence ATGATGAGAGTTGCAGACTACAAGGATCTTCGCGTTTACAGGCTTGCTTTCGAGTCAGCGACGGAGATTTTTGAATTGAGTAAGCGCTTTCCGGAAATCGAAAAATTCTCACTCACGGACCAGATTCGCCGCTCCTCTCGGTCAGTCTGCACAAACCTGGCGGAGGCCTGGCGAAACCGCCGTTACGAGGCTGCTTTTGCCAGCAAACTCACGGATAGCGATGGCGAGGCCGCTGAAACCGAAGTCCATCTGGACTTTGCATTTCGCTGCAACTACCTGCCCTCCGAAAAGCACGCCAAATTGCGTGACGATTACGACCACATCTGCCGGCAACTCAGGAAAATGATCGATGACGCGCCATCTTGGTGCGGAACTGGCTGTGAATTAAGAGAGTTACCTGCCGAGTATTTTGTCGAGCCGACGGAATCGAAAATCCTCGGCACGGGGAAACCGGACCGCGAGGGCGCCTCGGAGGTTCCCTCCGCGACCGCTCGCTCCACGCTCCACGCTCTACGCTCCAGACCCTCGAAACGCTCCTGA
- a CDS encoding efflux RND transporter permease subunit, with translation MNSETPIALHAEHAPRSDDSPLIERLIGASARNGFLIVILTILGIAGGIWALRQTPLDAIPDLSDVQVIVYTDWEGRSPDLVEDQITYPISTRFIAAPKVKFVRGESMFGKSFVYVIFQDGTDIYWARSRVVEYLGAVRGMLPEGVNPVIGPDATGVGWVFEYALVDKSGNRDLAQLRSFQDWHLRYALESVKGVAEVAPVGGFVKQYQVDLDPNKLAAYGIPLSEVVAKIRMSNSDVGGKIFEVGSTEYYVRGRGYIKKIEDLESIPLKVVDGTPVYIKNVGSVHLGPDLRRGVAELNGEGEVVGGIVVMRYGENALRVIDAIKRKLEELKPSLPEGVEIVTTYDRSDLIRRSIATLREKLIEESIVVALVCLVFLWHVRSALVAILTLPIAIILSFIPMHGLDLTSNIMSLGGIAIAIGAMVDAAIIMVENAHKFLEEAQERKRREAVSEYRSIGVSENSTTGHSPTPRHPDTPTPTLTNRERTEIIIAAAKSVGRPLFFSLLVITVSFIPVFSLMAQEGRLFRPLAFTKTFSMFFASMLGVTLVPVLMVLLIRGKITPEIKNPVNRLLIWIYQPFVNLALKARWLVLLLAVPLVLVGSIVPIVNIFFGNPIPFYKFGKEFMPPLNEGSILYMPTAVPGISINEAMRVLQIQDRLLRQIPEVDTVFGKAGQAETPTDPAPLSMVETVVTLKPADQWRPGVTWEKIIAEMDAKIKTPGMANIFWMPIQTRTEMLTTGFRSILGIKVFGADLGVIQDVGVQIEKALSDFPETRSAFAERTTGGYFLDFTVNRQAAARYGLTVGDVNDIIETAIGGKTIAMTVEGRERYPISVRYARDFREDLDALKRVLVAAPGGNVSGMGGVGVSGMASNPVTPSPRNPDTSPGDGGPQIPISALADISYKTGPPSIRNENGQLVGFVFVDITTDDIEGYVRGASERIRERVQFPPGYYMQWAGQFEYLKSAEQRLLIVVPFTLLIIFVLIYLNTRSVMRTFIVLLAVPFSLVGAFWLLYLLDYNISVGVWVGLIALAGLDAETGVVMLLYLDHAWDKFKAAGRLNSLADLYAAVREGAVQRIRPKIMTVCAILFGLLPIMWSPATQAGADVMKRIAAPMIGGVVTSAILELLVYPVIYVIWRRRHLPPERGTRE, from the coding sequence ATGAACAGCGAGACTCCAATCGCTCTCCACGCCGAACACGCTCCACGCTCCGACGACTCACCCCTCATCGAGCGTCTCATCGGCGCGAGCGCGCGCAATGGGTTTCTGATCGTCATCCTCACCATCCTGGGCATCGCCGGGGGCATCTGGGCGTTGAGGCAAACGCCGCTCGACGCCATCCCGGATCTGAGCGACGTGCAGGTGATCGTTTATACCGACTGGGAGGGGCGTTCGCCGGATCTCGTCGAAGATCAGATCACGTATCCAATTTCGACGCGCTTCATCGCCGCGCCCAAAGTGAAATTCGTCCGAGGCGAATCGATGTTCGGCAAATCGTTCGTCTATGTGATTTTTCAGGACGGCACCGATATTTACTGGGCGCGCTCGCGCGTCGTCGAATACCTGGGCGCGGTGCGCGGCATGCTGCCCGAAGGGGTCAACCCGGTGATCGGCCCCGACGCGACGGGCGTCGGCTGGGTCTTCGAATACGCGCTCGTGGACAAATCCGGCAACCGCGACTTGGCGCAGTTGCGTTCGTTCCAGGACTGGCACCTGCGTTACGCGCTGGAGTCGGTCAAAGGCGTCGCCGAAGTCGCCCCTGTCGGGGGCTTCGTTAAGCAATACCAGGTCGATCTCGATCCCAACAAGCTTGCCGCGTACGGAATCCCTCTCAGCGAGGTGGTCGCCAAAATCCGAATGTCGAACAGCGACGTCGGGGGAAAGATTTTTGAAGTCGGCTCGACCGAGTATTACGTCCGGGGCCGCGGCTACATCAAAAAGATCGAAGACCTCGAAAGCATCCCGCTTAAGGTCGTGGACGGCACGCCCGTTTATATCAAGAACGTCGGCAGCGTACATCTCGGACCGGACCTTCGCCGCGGCGTCGCTGAACTCAACGGCGAAGGCGAAGTGGTCGGCGGCATCGTCGTCATGCGTTACGGGGAGAACGCGCTCCGGGTCATCGACGCCATCAAGCGCAAGTTGGAGGAGCTTAAACCTTCGTTGCCTGAAGGGGTGGAGATTGTCACGACTTACGACCGGAGCGATCTGATCCGTAGGTCTATCGCGACGCTGCGCGAGAAGTTGATTGAGGAAAGCATCGTCGTCGCGCTGGTTTGCCTGGTGTTCCTCTGGCACGTGCGTTCAGCGTTGGTCGCCATCCTCACGCTGCCGATTGCGATTATCCTCTCGTTCATTCCGATGCACGGGCTGGACCTCACCTCGAACATCATGTCGCTGGGAGGCATCGCCATCGCCATCGGCGCCATGGTCGATGCCGCGATCATCATGGTGGAGAACGCGCACAAGTTCCTGGAGGAGGCGCAGGAGAGGAAGCGGAGAGAAGCTGTATCGGAGTATCGGAGTATCGGAGTATCGGAGAACTCCACAACTGGCCATTCCCCGACACCCCGGCACCCCGATACCCCGACACCTACTCTCACCAACCGCGAACGCACCGAAATCATCATCGCCGCCGCCAAAAGCGTCGGCCGGCCGCTCTTCTTCTCCTTGCTCGTGATCACAGTCAGTTTCATACCGGTGTTCTCGCTGATGGCGCAAGAAGGCCGCCTGTTCCGGCCGCTGGCGTTCACCAAGACGTTCTCGATGTTTTTCGCGTCGATGCTGGGCGTCACGCTCGTGCCGGTGCTGATGGTGCTCTTGATCCGCGGAAAGATCACGCCGGAGATCAAGAATCCGGTGAACCGGTTGTTGATCTGGATTTACCAGCCGTTCGTGAATCTTGCGCTCAAAGCACGCTGGCTGGTTCTCTTGCTGGCCGTGCCCCTGGTGTTGGTCGGCTCGATCGTTCCGATCGTGAACATTTTCTTCGGCAACCCGATTCCCTTTTACAAGTTCGGGAAGGAATTCATGCCGCCGCTCAACGAAGGCAGCATTCTTTACATGCCCACGGCCGTTCCCGGCATTTCGATCAACGAAGCCATGCGAGTTTTGCAGATTCAGGACCGCTTGCTTCGCCAAATTCCCGAAGTCGATACCGTGTTCGGTAAAGCCGGCCAGGCCGAAACACCGACCGATCCCGCGCCTCTCTCGATGGTCGAAACCGTGGTCACACTCAAACCGGCCGACCAATGGCGGCCCGGCGTGACCTGGGAAAAGATCATCGCCGAGATGGACGCCAAAATCAAAACCCCGGGCATGGCAAACATTTTCTGGATGCCCATTCAGACACGAACCGAAATGCTCACGACGGGCTTTCGATCGATCCTGGGCATCAAAGTTTTCGGCGCGGACCTGGGCGTGATTCAAGATGTCGGAGTGCAAATTGAAAAGGCGTTGTCGGATTTTCCAGAGACGCGCAGCGCCTTCGCCGAACGGACGACCGGCGGCTATTTCCTGGACTTCACCGTCAATCGCCAGGCGGCGGCGCGCTACGGCCTCACGGTCGGCGACGTCAATGACATCATCGAGACGGCCATTGGCGGAAAAACCATCGCCATGACCGTCGAAGGCCGGGAGCGGTATCCGATCAGCGTGCGCTACGCGCGCGATTTCCGTGAGGACCTCGATGCGTTGAAGCGTGTCCTCGTCGCTGCGCCGGGGGGAAATGTGTCGGGGATGGGGGGTGTCGGAGTATCGGGGATGGCCAGCAACCCAGTTACCCCGTCACCCCGAAACCCCGACACAAGTCCCGGCGACGGCGGGCCGCAAATTCCCATTTCCGCGCTCGCGGACATCAGTTACAAGACCGGCCCGCCGTCGATCCGGAACGAAAACGGGCAACTGGTCGGTTTCGTGTTCGTCGATATCACCACGGACGACATCGAGGGTTACGTGCGCGGCGCTTCGGAGCGGATTCGCGAGCGTGTGCAATTCCCGCCCGGCTACTACATGCAATGGGCCGGACAGTTCGAGTATTTGAAGAGCGCGGAGCAACGCTTGCTCATCGTGGTGCCGTTCACGTTGCTCATCATTTTCGTGTTGATCTACCTGAACACCCGCTCGGTCATGCGCACGTTCATCGTGTTGCTGGCGGTGCCGTTCTCGCTGGTGGGCGCGTTCTGGCTTTTGTATCTGCTCGACTACAACATCAGCGTCGGCGTGTGGGTGGGCTTAATCGCTCTGGCGGGATTGGATGCGGAAACGGGCGTGGTCATGCTGCTGTATCTGGACCACGCCTGGGACAAGTTCAAAGCCGCCGGCCGCCTCAACTCGCTCGCTGACCTCTACGCCGCCGTGCGCGAAGGCGCCGTGCAGCGCATTCGCCCCAAAATCATGACCGTGTGCGCGATCCTGTTCGGACTGCTGCCCATTATGTGGTCGCCCGCGACTCAGGCCGGCGCCGACGTGATGAAGCGCATCGCTGCCCCCATGATCGGCGGCGTCGTGACGTCCGCGATCCTCGAGCTGCTAGTCTACCCGGTCATCTACGTGATCTGGCGAAGACGGCATTTGCCGCCAGAAAGAGGAACCAGAGAGTAG